In a genomic window of Demequina muriae:
- a CDS encoding Gfo/Idh/MocA family protein yields MSHEYTASQTAIAPNPMDAPAFRWGIMGAGGIARKLADAVTRYTQSEVVGVASASGVERAQQFADEKGIPAAYGSYEELLADDSIDIVYVATTHNNHHEPALLAIEAGKHVLVEKAFTQNAAQAQLIVDAARAKGVFVMEAMWARHLPHMYAIRAAIARGEIGDVVSVQADHGQMLTHVERMVRPELAGGALLDLGVYPIAFAHDMLGVPTAITAKGRLRDTGVDGQVSMIFEYDGAQASLTTTMEARTPCTGHIGGTEGAIEIEGTFYQPTNFTLFRLDGTSWTYEGVFDNGFQWQAAEVARLVAAGKTESPLHTLDNSLEIMRIMDEVRAQVGVVYPNEK; encoded by the coding sequence ATGAGCCACGAATACACCGCCTCGCAGACCGCCATCGCACCGAACCCCATGGATGCCCCCGCCTTCCGCTGGGGAATCATGGGAGCAGGCGGCATCGCCCGCAAGCTCGCGGACGCCGTCACCCGGTACACGCAGTCGGAGGTCGTGGGCGTCGCCTCCGCCTCGGGTGTGGAGCGCGCGCAGCAGTTCGCCGACGAGAAGGGCATCCCTGCCGCATACGGCTCGTACGAGGAGCTGCTCGCAGATGACAGCATCGACATCGTCTACGTCGCGACCACTCACAACAACCACCACGAGCCCGCGCTGCTCGCGATCGAGGCCGGCAAGCACGTGCTCGTCGAGAAGGCCTTCACGCAGAACGCCGCTCAGGCCCAGCTGATCGTGGACGCCGCGCGCGCCAAGGGCGTGTTCGTCATGGAGGCGATGTGGGCCCGCCACCTGCCGCACATGTACGCGATCCGTGCCGCCATCGCCCGCGGCGAGATCGGCGACGTGGTCTCGGTTCAGGCCGACCACGGCCAGATGCTGACCCACGTGGAGCGCATGGTGCGCCCCGAGCTCGCGGGCGGTGCGCTGCTGGACCTCGGCGTCTACCCGATCGCGTTCGCGCACGACATGCTCGGAGTGCCCACGGCCATCACCGCCAAGGGACGCCTGCGCGACACCGGCGTCGACGGCCAGGTGTCCATGATCTTCGAGTACGACGGCGCGCAGGCCAGCCTCACCACCACGATGGAGGCCCGCACGCCGTGCACCGGCCACATCGGCGGCACGGAGGGTGCGATCGAGATCGAGGGCACCTTCTACCAGCCCACCAACTTCACGCTGTTCCGTCTCGACGGCACCTCGTGGACCTACGAGGGCGTCTTCGACAACGGCTTCCAGTGGCAGGCCGCCGAGGTCGCGCGCCTGGTGGCCGCAGGCAAGACGGAGAGCCCGCTGCACACGCTGGACAACTCGCTCGAGATCATGCGCATCATGGACGAGGTCCGCGCGCAGGTCGGCGTCGTCTACCCGAACGAGAAGTAG
- a CDS encoding DUF998 domain-containing protein → MIAIVGAVAWIGTVAAFHLIRPDLSPGDAYISNYARGDWAWVMQTAFLVNGAGWAAAGLGLRRALDGAPGATALAALAVLAATGMVMAGVFRADPLGTTSSSLEGLVHSRTAGLAFLCFIALGFVGWWALRRADAWAGWELPSLAFGFVTLTLFVTFNAWPSVAGGGFGWWQRLLAAVVIPGALAAIGWRLTRPAHRTVATGLREE, encoded by the coding sequence GTGATCGCGATCGTCGGCGCTGTGGCCTGGATCGGCACGGTCGCGGCGTTCCACCTGATCCGTCCCGATCTCTCGCCCGGCGACGCCTACATCAGCAATTACGCGCGCGGCGACTGGGCGTGGGTGATGCAGACCGCGTTCCTGGTCAACGGGGCGGGCTGGGCGGCGGCGGGTCTCGGGCTGCGCCGCGCACTCGATGGTGCTCCTGGGGCCACGGCCCTGGCGGCGCTCGCCGTGCTCGCGGCCACCGGAATGGTGATGGCCGGAGTCTTCCGGGCAGACCCGCTCGGCACCACGTCATCGTCGCTCGAGGGGCTCGTCCACTCGCGGACCGCCGGGCTCGCGTTCCTGTGCTTCATCGCACTCGGCTTCGTGGGGTGGTGGGCCCTGCGCCGGGCCGATGCGTGGGCCGGCTGGGAGCTGCCCTCTCTCGCCTTCGGGTTCGTGACCCTCACCCTGTTCGTCACCTTCAACGCCTGGCCGTCCGTGGCCGGTGGCGGCTTCGGGTGGTGGCAGCGCCTGCTCGCCGCCGTCGTGATCCCGGGGGCGCTGGCAGCGATCGGATGGAGACTGACCCGACCCGCGCATCGGACGGTCGCCACCGGCCTCCGCGAGGAGTAG
- a CDS encoding DUF998 domain-containing protein has protein sequence MTGNDAGPGTTTTPTRSTRVPLSASALGLGAIYAAMFWLAVTLAFHWIRPELDPCCSYVSNYGRGDYEWLMQAAFVVFGFGWMAAGISLRRALRETRAAAVLRTLLFIVGFGLLVAGMWRADDLGAAGDPSPEDVFHTVGSLAAFGGLIVFGLLSAWLLRGTRLSGLAVVQLVLGLVTLALFLTFSIMADAGADGFGWWQRALTMVVMPGWLMWLGWRLVLTARAAARRA, from the coding sequence ATGACCGGCAACGACGCAGGTCCAGGCACGACGACGACGCCCACCCGATCCACGCGCGTGCCGCTGTCCGCATCGGCCCTCGGTCTGGGCGCGATCTATGCCGCGATGTTCTGGCTCGCCGTGACGCTGGCCTTCCACTGGATCCGGCCCGAGCTCGACCCGTGCTGCAGCTATGTCAGCAACTACGGTCGCGGCGACTACGAGTGGCTGATGCAGGCAGCGTTCGTGGTGTTCGGCTTCGGCTGGATGGCCGCCGGCATCTCGCTGCGACGTGCACTGCGTGAGACCCGCGCCGCCGCCGTGTTGCGGACGCTGCTCTTCATCGTGGGATTCGGTCTGCTCGTCGCCGGGATGTGGCGGGCGGACGACCTGGGTGCCGCAGGCGACCCCTCCCCGGAAGACGTGTTCCACACGGTCGGCAGCCTCGCCGCCTTCGGTGGACTGATCGTGTTCGGGCTGCTCTCCGCGTGGCTGCTGCGGGGCACCAGGCTGAGCGGGCTCGCGGTGGTGCAGCTGGTGCTCGGCCTCGTCACCCTCGCCTTGTTCCTGACGTTCAGCATCATGGCCGATGCCGGCGCCGACGGGTTCGGGTGGTGGCAGCGGGCGCTGACCATGGTCGTGATGCCCGGCTGGCTCATGTGGCTCGGCTGGCGCCTGGTGCTGACGGCCCGAGCCGCCGCCCGCCGCGCCTGA